One stretch of Natronobacterium gregoryi SP2 DNA includes these proteins:
- a CDS encoding glycerate kinase type-2 family protein: protein MVALTPDCREAVDDSRTKQVALECLLAGIETAHPEVRVEETISLREETLEIDGAEYDLETYDDVVLVGAGNAAGQFAAALEDLLRPSLTAGAVVTDDPVETEVVDVLSGDHPVPSDEGVRNARTVLECAREANEGDLVLACFTGGGSALLAAPAGPLTVSDLQAVTEALLACGASIDEINAVRKHCSAIKGGQLARAAAPATVVTVALSDVVGDDLSVIASGPTVPDSSTYADALSVVDRYDLSVPDSVRELLRAGVDGDRAETPTVSDPVFESGRTHAHVLGNGRTALEAASDAASKHGYNPLVLSSRVRGESREAALTHVAIAEECREHGTPLEPPAVVLSGGETTVTLGNQYGRGGPNQEFVLASALALENDGIVVSAVDTDGIDGTTDVAGAIADATTIPEKAGRDALDRHDATSVLESADAVVRTGPTGTNVNDLRVIVIDGDRSE from the coding sequence ATGGTCGCACTCACGCCCGACTGTCGGGAAGCCGTCGACGACTCGAGAACGAAGCAGGTCGCCCTCGAGTGTCTGCTGGCTGGAATCGAGACGGCACATCCCGAGGTCCGCGTCGAGGAGACGATCTCGCTTCGAGAAGAGACGCTCGAAATCGACGGTGCCGAGTACGACCTCGAGACTTACGACGACGTGGTGCTCGTCGGTGCCGGTAACGCTGCAGGACAGTTCGCGGCCGCGCTCGAGGATCTCCTCCGGCCCTCCCTGACCGCCGGGGCCGTCGTGACCGACGATCCCGTCGAGACGGAGGTCGTCGACGTACTCTCCGGCGATCACCCGGTTCCGAGCGACGAGGGGGTCCGGAACGCACGGACGGTCCTCGAGTGTGCTCGAGAAGCGAACGAGGGCGACCTCGTCCTTGCCTGTTTCACCGGTGGCGGGAGTGCGTTGCTCGCGGCTCCGGCGGGGCCGTTGACGGTCTCGGACCTGCAGGCAGTGACCGAAGCGTTGCTCGCCTGCGGTGCGTCGATCGACGAGATAAACGCCGTCCGGAAGCACTGTTCGGCGATCAAGGGCGGCCAACTCGCACGCGCCGCCGCGCCAGCGACGGTCGTGACGGTCGCCTTGAGTGATGTCGTCGGCGACGATCTGAGCGTGATCGCCAGCGGCCCGACGGTGCCCGACTCGTCGACGTACGCCGACGCCCTGTCAGTCGTCGACCGATACGACCTTTCGGTTCCGGACTCCGTCCGCGAGCTCCTGCGGGCTGGCGTCGACGGCGACCGAGCCGAAACGCCCACTGTCAGCGACCCCGTCTTCGAATCTGGACGAACGCACGCTCACGTCCTCGGCAACGGACGAACGGCACTCGAGGCTGCAAGTGACGCCGCGTCGAAGCACGGGTACAACCCGCTGGTACTCTCCTCGCGTGTACGCGGCGAATCACGGGAGGCCGCACTCACCCACGTCGCGATCGCCGAGGAATGTCGTGAACACGGAACCCCACTCGAGCCGCCGGCAGTAGTACTGTCGGGCGGGGAGACGACCGTAACGCTGGGTAACCAGTACGGACGCGGTGGACCGAACCAGGAGTTCGTCCTCGCCAGTGCACTCGCACTCGAGAACGACGGGATCGTCGTCTCGGCGGTCGATACGGACGGGATCGACGGCACGACCGACGTCGCCGGTGCGATCGCCGACGCGACGACGATCCCCGAGAAAGCGGGACGCGACGCTCTCGATCGACACGACGCGACGTCCGTTCTCGAGTCGGCAGACGCGGTCGTTCGAACTGGACCGACCGGGACTAACGTGAACGATCTACGCGTGATCGTTATCGATGGTGATCGATCCGAGTGA
- the rdfA gene encoding rod-determining factor RdfA, with protein sequence MSERASDDTESVTCGCKVGRITDEHELSDLDDQLVRYWTDRTEERYSTRDLAEHVNQQVLASALDDSGLQYRDGEVENTYRLLTDDDVSSGTRVQTRKELEREGIPIEAVENDFVSHQTVYNHLTDCLEASLEGPSDEERLERGRDKLGALRNRTAAVTKDTIEQLARNDVLAVGEVDALVTITITCEECKTQYTVRDLLDQGGCDCRSGEE encoded by the coding sequence GTGAGCGAACGAGCCAGCGACGACACCGAAAGCGTAACGTGTGGCTGCAAGGTCGGTCGGATCACCGACGAGCACGAGCTCTCGGACCTGGACGACCAGCTCGTCCGGTACTGGACAGACAGGACAGAAGAGCGCTACAGCACGCGGGATCTCGCGGAACACGTGAACCAGCAGGTCCTCGCGTCGGCGCTCGACGACTCTGGCCTGCAGTACAGGGACGGCGAAGTAGAAAACACCTATCGACTACTTACCGACGACGACGTCAGTAGCGGGACGCGCGTCCAGACACGCAAGGAACTCGAGCGCGAGGGCATCCCCATCGAAGCTGTCGAGAACGATTTCGTGTCCCACCAGACCGTCTACAACCATCTCACCGACTGTCTCGAGGCTTCGCTGGAGGGTCCTTCGGACGAAGAACGTCTCGAGCGGGGTCGAGACAAACTCGGTGCCCTCCGGAATCGGACCGCTGCGGTCACGAAAGATACTATCGAACAACTCGCCCGCAACGACGTCCTTGCTGTCGGCGAGGTCGACGCCCTCGTCACGATCACGATTACCTGTGAGGAGTGCAAGACGCAGTATACGGTCAGGGACCTCCTCGATCAGGGCGGCTGTGACTGTCGGTCCGGCGAAGAGTGA
- a CDS encoding methyl-accepting chemotaxis protein: MGVETIVPERIRQQYSAKIATALGCVVLVTLAFGVLFGVYVHSGSEAGAIDRATAAVTGLLVVFFMNLGLFGIVIGGNTALALHRLGDRAERIGDGEFDVDLETGRTDEVGQLYETVAGMRDSLETNLEELEAEQKRAQDAQEEAERRAEELEEERQRVQEARREVEEKNERLVAEAERFSDVMDACADGDLGRRLDPQIEDEALEAIADSFNEMLDRMGELIAEVQTSARTVEDVATELQSSSQQIRIASEDVAESVQEIADGATEQTTDLDAAASEVSDLSAATEEVAATTTEIADQSEDVASLADEGREMASQAATTIDSLADTTETVAETAEELDRETEQIGEIISLIDDIADQTNLLALNASIEAATAQGDGDGFNVVANEIKSLAEETMDAVDDIEETLESIRTRTATTVDEIGMVDDEMRTTASLVDDLESQQETIAEGIEQVDASIQEITSTTDDQATAAEELATLVDAVADVSTETSTEAEGAAAAAEETTATIDEVSTTATDLEADAQHLRELLGSFSLDDRRSPPSTPARGD; the protein is encoded by the coding sequence ATGGGGGTAGAGACGATCGTTCCGGAGCGAATCCGCCAGCAATACAGCGCGAAGATCGCTACAGCACTCGGGTGTGTCGTCCTGGTCACGCTCGCCTTCGGCGTGCTCTTTGGCGTCTACGTCCACTCGGGGTCGGAGGCTGGTGCCATCGATCGCGCGACCGCCGCAGTGACTGGGTTGTTGGTCGTCTTCTTTATGAACCTGGGGTTGTTCGGGATCGTTATCGGCGGCAACACTGCTCTCGCACTTCATCGGCTAGGAGACCGCGCCGAACGAATCGGTGACGGGGAGTTCGACGTCGACCTCGAGACCGGACGCACCGACGAGGTCGGACAGCTATACGAGACCGTCGCAGGGATGCGTGACTCGCTCGAGACGAACCTCGAGGAACTCGAGGCCGAGCAGAAACGCGCCCAGGACGCCCAGGAGGAGGCAGAACGGCGAGCCGAAGAACTCGAGGAAGAACGCCAGCGGGTCCAGGAGGCGCGCCGCGAGGTCGAAGAGAAGAACGAGCGACTGGTCGCGGAGGCAGAACGCTTCTCCGATGTGATGGACGCCTGTGCTGACGGCGATCTCGGCCGTCGGCTCGACCCACAGATCGAAGACGAGGCGCTCGAGGCGATCGCCGACTCGTTCAACGAGATGCTAGATCGGATGGGTGAACTCATCGCCGAAGTTCAGACATCGGCTCGGACGGTCGAAGACGTGGCCACGGAGCTACAGAGTTCGAGCCAGCAGATCCGGATCGCGAGCGAGGACGTCGCCGAGTCGGTCCAGGAGATTGCCGACGGGGCGACCGAACAGACGACAGATCTCGACGCTGCGGCGAGCGAGGTCAGCGATCTCTCGGCCGCGACCGAAGAGGTCGCAGCCACGACGACGGAGATCGCCGACCAGTCCGAAGATGTCGCGAGCCTCGCCGACGAGGGCCGTGAAATGGCTTCACAAGCAGCGACGACTATCGACTCGCTGGCCGACACGACCGAGACGGTCGCCGAAACGGCGGAAGAACTCGACCGCGAGACCGAACAGATCGGCGAGATCATCTCGCTGATCGACGACATCGCCGACCAGACGAATTTGCTCGCGCTGAACGCCTCGATAGAGGCGGCGACGGCACAGGGCGACGGCGACGGCTTCAACGTGGTCGCAAACGAGATCAAGTCCCTCGCCGAGGAGACGATGGACGCGGTCGACGACATCGAGGAGACGCTCGAGTCGATCCGCACGCGAACGGCGACGACCGTCGACGAGATTGGGATGGTCGACGACGAGATGAGAACCACCGCGTCGCTCGTCGACGACCTCGAGTCCCAGCAGGAGACGATCGCAGAGGGGATCGAGCAGGTCGACGCGAGCATCCAGGAGATCACGTCGACGACCGACGACCAGGCGACTGCTGCCGAGGAACTTGCAACGCTCGTCGACGCCGTCGCGGACGTTTCCACCGAGACGAGTACCGAAGCGGAAGGTGCGGCTGCAGCGGCCGAAGAGACGACGGCGACGATCGACGAAGTGTCGACGACCGCGACCGACCTCGAGGCCGACGCCCAGCACCTACGCGAGTTGCTCGGTTCGTTCAGTCTCGACGACCGTCGCTCCCCGCCGTCGACGCCGGCCAGGGGAGACTAA
- a CDS encoding Nif3-like dinuclear metal center hexameric protein: MELMELADRLDETLCIDDYADLDASVNGLQVGPDEASVEHVAFAVDGVCETFDRAIDADADVLVTHHGISWGGFDRVTGRTYDRIAPLVENGLALYVSHLPLDGHQKLGNAAGVADVLDLENRRPFGELGPEYVGQRGTATDPYSPDGLRDRLEDSLETGGEPVQVLDFGPDEIEDVAVLTGSGTDWLDEAVEAGADALVTGEGKQKAYHEAREAGIHVFLAGHYATETFGVRALQELVEEWGLETSYFELPTGL; the protein is encoded by the coding sequence ATGGAACTGATGGAACTCGCCGATCGACTCGACGAAACGCTGTGTATCGACGACTACGCCGATCTGGACGCGAGCGTGAACGGACTTCAGGTCGGCCCCGACGAAGCGTCGGTCGAACACGTCGCCTTCGCCGTCGACGGCGTTTGCGAGACGTTCGACCGGGCGATCGATGCCGACGCGGACGTGCTCGTCACCCATCACGGCATCTCGTGGGGCGGTTTCGATCGCGTCACCGGCCGGACCTACGACCGGATCGCACCACTGGTCGAGAACGGCCTCGCGCTGTACGTCTCGCATCTACCGCTCGACGGCCACCAGAAACTGGGTAATGCTGCCGGCGTTGCCGACGTCCTCGATCTCGAGAATCGCCGACCTTTCGGTGAACTCGGCCCCGAATACGTCGGACAGCGCGGAACCGCAACCGATCCTTACTCGCCCGACGGCCTCCGTGATCGACTCGAGGACAGCCTCGAGACCGGTGGCGAGCCGGTACAGGTGCTCGACTTTGGTCCCGACGAGATCGAGGATGTCGCGGTTCTCACCGGCAGCGGCACCGACTGGCTCGACGAGGCCGTCGAGGCAGGTGCCGACGCGCTGGTGACGGGCGAGGGGAAGCAAAAGGCCTACCACGAGGCACGAGAAGCCGGCATCCACGTTTTCCTGGCGGGCCACTACGCGACCGAGACGTTCGGCGTCAGAGCGCTGCAGGAACTGGTCGAGGAGTGGGGGCTCGAGACGAGTTATTTCGAACTTCCGACGGGTCTGTAG